In the Acropora muricata isolate sample 2 chromosome 10, ASM3666990v1, whole genome shotgun sequence genome, one interval contains:
- the LOC136930634 gene encoding uncharacterized protein, whose protein sequence is MIETVLCCGTHNFVSAQVPVPTSFDLDTWNTYLHNYDDSIIVQYLRYRWPINYQSDLLPSSTLQNHSSAVKNNLCLLDYLEEEIIHIAIIGPFTVPKRNSSKLRVVHDLSFPDGASVNSGIPKDSYLDNDHKLQLPGVDRLIQFIRSHGPHCLIYEKGLGRAFRQITVDPRDVPFLGFDVNNQLYFHTRFPFGLRSATMVCQRVTKAVIHILSSESYLADVYIDDFYGVEKTELAGVAFNRMTELFKELGLAASPAKDQLPNTQMLVLGIWFNTDDMTISVPEFRLLELRAEISHWLTLEQATKHQLQVLVGKPSYVCSCVRPGRAFMSRLLNDLRLCHSRRSIIFVSHELKLDLQWWLHFLDKYNGVSVISTAFLESGESLFSTDATLTGCGALCEGEYFHDLFPSFITQQQLSITQLELLTVVVAVKRWQIRLQGRCIMLHCDNQACVDMINSMRSRNNFSQACLRELRLTLAVNNIMLKATHIPGHVNTLADCLSRWHTGATYQSRFHALTGSFGLQPVTITPEMFSFASI, encoded by the coding sequence ATGATCGAGACAGTGCTATGTTGCGGCACTCACAATTTTGTTTCTGCGCAAGTACCTGTTCCCACGTCTTTTGATCTTGACACTTGGAATACATATCTGCATAATTATGATGACAGTATTATTGTACAATATTTGCGTTACCGTTGGCCAATCAATTATCAGTCGGATCTGTTGCCATCTTCTACATTACAAAATCATTCTTCTGCTGTCAAAAACAATTTGTGTCTTCTGGATTATTTGGAAGAGGAAATTATTCATATAGCGATTATTGGACCTTTCACAGTTCCAAAAAGGAACAGTTCCAAATTGAGAGTGGTTCATGATTTAAGTTTTCCGGATGGTGCATCAGTTAATTCAGGAATTCCAAAGGATAGTTATTTAGACAATGACCACAAGTTACAGCTTCCTGGTGTTGATAGACTCATTCAATTCATTCGATCACATGGACCGCATTGTTTGATCTACGAGAAAGGTCTGGGAAGGGCCTTTCGACAAATAACAGTGGACCCAAGGGATGTCCCATTTCTTGGCTTCGATGTGAACAATCAACTCTATTTCCATACTCGTTTTCCTTTTGGCCTTCGTTCAGCTACCATGGTCTGTCAAAGGGTCACAAAGGCAGTAATTCATATATTATCTTCGGAAAGCTATCTTGCTGATGTGTACATTGATGATTTTTATGGTGTCGAGAAAACAGAGTTAGCAGGCGTAGCCTTCAATAGAATGACTGAATTGTTCAAGGAACTAGGCTTGGCTGCCTCGCCTGCCAAAGATCAATTGCCAAACACCCAAATGCTTGTGCTTGGGATTTGGTTCAATACCGATGATATGACAATATCAGTTCCTGAGTTTAGACTATTGGAGTTAAGAGCTGAAATTTCTCATTGGCTTACCCTTGAACAGGCCACCAAGCATCAATTACAAGTTCTTGTTGGAAAGCCTAGTTATGTTTGCAGTTGTGTGCGCCCAGGACGGGCCTTCATGTCTCGTTTGTTAAATGACCTGCGGCTATGTCATTCACGCAGAAGCATCATCTTTGTGTCACATGAACTTAAACTAGATTTGCAGTGGTGGCTACATTTCCTTGACAAATATAATGGTGTCTCTGTAATAAGCACTGCATTTCTGGAATCTGGTGAAAGCTTATTTTCTACTGATGCTACCCTGACAGGATGTGGAGCTCTCTGTGAAGGAGAATATTTCCATGACCTCTTCCCCTCATTTATCACTCAACAGCAGTTATCCATCACCCAGTTGGAACTTCTCACTGTGGTTGTGGCTGTCAAGCGTTGGCAAATTAGGTTACAGGGCAGATGTATCATGCTCCACTGTGATAACCAGGCCTGCGTTGACATGATCAACTCCATGCGTAGCAGGAACAATTTCTCACAAGCTTGTCTACGGGAACTGCGGCTGACCTTAGCAGTCAATAACATCATGCTTAAGGCCACGCACATTCCTGGACACGTAAACACCTTAGCAGATTGTCTCAGCCGGTGGCATACAGGTGCCACGTACCAATCTAGATTCCATGCCTTGACGGGTTCTTTTGGTCTACAGCCAGTCACAATTACCCCAGAAATGTTTTCCTTTGCCAGTATTTAA